The Streptomyces sp. CC0208 genome window below encodes:
- a CDS encoding DMT family transporter: MNSGTRSLRGGVRLAVLALLWGSTFLWIELALRGLSPLQVTFVRCLLGALVLTVACYASGRRLPRGRTVWRHIVVAAFFCNALPFALFSLGQQTVDSGLAGVLNATTPLWSIALGLALGSEHGLRPVRLTGLLLGFAGTILILAPWQSAGATGWGALAILGAAASYAVAFTYMGRTLVRRGTPTISLSAAQLVAASGLTAVALPVGGLESIDPGPVVVVAALVLSVFCTAITFHLTYRIINDEGATNAAVVGYLLPVVSVLLGAVVLGEGLSARVVLGMAVVLVGVGMTRRKDPTATAPARTGEAQAQAQAQEEEEAQESHASPRSKTRIPQ, encoded by the coding sequence GTGAACAGTGGGACACGGAGTCTGCGGGGCGGGGTACGGCTGGCCGTGCTCGCCCTGCTGTGGGGCTCGACCTTCCTCTGGATCGAACTGGCGCTGCGCGGCCTCTCCCCGCTCCAGGTCACGTTCGTCCGCTGCCTCCTCGGCGCGCTCGTCCTCACCGTCGCCTGCTACGCGTCGGGTCGGCGCCTGCCGCGTGGCCGTACCGTCTGGCGGCACATCGTCGTCGCGGCCTTCTTCTGCAACGCGCTCCCCTTCGCCCTGTTCAGCCTGGGCCAGCAGACCGTCGACTCCGGCCTCGCGGGAGTCCTGAACGCCACGACCCCGCTGTGGTCGATCGCCCTCGGCCTGGCCCTCGGCTCGGAACACGGACTGCGCCCGGTCCGCCTGACGGGCCTGCTGCTCGGCTTCGCCGGCACGATCCTCATCCTCGCCCCGTGGCAGTCGGCCGGGGCCACCGGCTGGGGAGCCCTCGCCATTCTCGGCGCGGCCGCCAGCTACGCCGTCGCCTTCACCTACATGGGCCGCACCCTGGTGCGCAGGGGCACCCCGACCATCTCGCTCTCCGCCGCCCAACTGGTCGCCGCGAGCGGGCTGACCGCCGTCGCGCTGCCGGTCGGCGGCCTGGAGTCGATCGACCCGGGCCCGGTGGTCGTGGTCGCGGCCCTGGTCCTCAGCGTCTTCTGCACCGCGATCACCTTCCACCTCACCTACCGGATCATCAACGACGAGGGCGCGACCAACGCCGCCGTGGTCGGCTACCTGCTGCCGGTGGTCTCCGTGCTCCTCGGCGCGGTCGTCCTGGGCGAGGGCCTGAGCGCCCGGGTCGTGCTGGGCATGGCCGTGGTCCTCGTAGGGGTCGGGATGACCCGCCGCAAGGACCCGACGGCCACGGCTCCGGCCCGGACCGGCGAGGCACAGGCACAGGCACAAGCCCAGGAAGAGGAAGAGGCACAGGAGAGCCACGCATCCCCCCGTTCCAAAACCCGCATCCCCCAATGA
- a CDS encoding amidohydrolase family protein — MAVTTDSGTGTGPGTGDIPKVISVDDHVIEPAHLFETWLPAKYRDRGPKPLTAGIGDLAYVGGKYRFTTDPEGQLTDWWEYEGELFPYKRIIAAVGFSRDEMTLDGITREQMRRGCWDPKARIEDMEMNHVEASLCFPTFPRFCGQTFAEAKDKEVGLACVRAYNDWMVEEWCGDSGGRLIPLCLIPLWDIELAVAEIRRNAERGVRAVTFSEIPTYLGLPSIHSGYWDPFFAACQETGTVVNMHIGSSSQMPAASPDAPPAVQASLSFNNAMASMMDFLFSGVLVKFPRLKLAYSEGQMGWIPYALERADDVWEEHRAWGGVKDLIPEPPSTYYYRQIFCCFFRDKHGIEAIETVGVDNATFETDYPHVDSTWPHTKKVAEEHVAGLADDVIYKLMRGNAIRMLDLDFDR; from the coding sequence ATGGCCGTCACCACCGACAGCGGAACCGGAACGGGACCGGGCACCGGGGACATCCCCAAAGTCATCAGCGTGGACGATCACGTGATCGAGCCCGCGCACCTCTTCGAGACCTGGCTTCCGGCGAAGTACCGGGACAGGGGGCCGAAGCCGCTCACCGCCGGCATCGGGGACCTCGCGTACGTCGGCGGGAAGTACCGGTTCACCACTGATCCGGAAGGCCAGCTCACGGACTGGTGGGAGTACGAGGGCGAGCTCTTCCCGTACAAGCGGATCATCGCGGCCGTCGGCTTCTCGCGGGACGAGATGACCCTCGACGGGATCACCCGCGAGCAGATGCGGCGGGGCTGCTGGGACCCCAAGGCCCGTATCGAGGACATGGAGATGAACCATGTCGAGGCCTCCCTGTGCTTCCCGACCTTCCCGCGGTTCTGCGGGCAGACCTTCGCCGAGGCCAAGGACAAGGAGGTCGGGCTCGCCTGTGTGCGCGCCTACAACGACTGGATGGTCGAGGAGTGGTGCGGGGACAGCGGGGGCCGGCTGATCCCGCTGTGCCTGATCCCGCTGTGGGACATCGAGCTCGCGGTCGCGGAGATCCGCCGCAACGCCGAACGGGGCGTACGGGCCGTCACCTTCAGCGAGATCCCGACCTATCTGGGGCTGCCGTCGATCCACTCCGGCTACTGGGACCCGTTCTTCGCCGCGTGCCAGGAGACCGGGACGGTCGTCAACATGCACATCGGCAGCAGTTCGCAGATGCCGGCCGCGTCCCCCGACGCCCCGCCCGCCGTGCAGGCCTCGCTGTCCTTCAACAACGCCATGGCCTCGATGATGGACTTCCTCTTCTCGGGGGTCCTGGTGAAGTTCCCGCGGCTCAAACTGGCGTACAGCGAGGGCCAGATGGGCTGGATCCCGTACGCCCTGGAACGCGCCGACGACGTCTGGGAGGAGCACCGGGCCTGGGGCGGCGTCAAGGACCTGATCCCGGAGCCGCCGTCGACGTACTACTACCGGCAGATCTTCTGCTGCTTCTTCCGCGACAAGCACGGCATCGAGGCCATCGAGACCGTCGGCGTGGACAACGCGACCTTCGAGACCGACTACCCGCACGTCGACTCGACCTGGCCGCACACCAAGAAGGTCGCCGAGGAGCATGTGGCCGGGCTTGCGGACGACGTGATCTACAAACTGATGCGGGGCAACGCGATCCGCATGCTGGACCTCGACTTCGACCGGTAG
- the mgtA gene encoding magnesium-translocating P-type ATPase produces the protein MSAHPVRSASGSFAAASAAPALEAGPTGDAASPDPPGSAAPAPVPTLPVAPDTAPAASSPSGGSTPVASLLEVLRRLDSGPRGLSEGQAAERLARVGGNAVPDARAPSWPRLFARSLRDPFTAVLLCLGLVSAAVFAWGTASVILLLVVVSCVLRASGEHRADRSTAGLRRLVATTVTVQRRADEDTAPVTREIPVEELVPGDVVRLGPGDMVPADVRLLRSTGLTVHQAALTGESAPVEKSAGDDPGDGGVLQDPRYCFQGSSVASGSATAVVTATGGDTRFAAAHRRTGKPPATSFQRSVQSVSWILIRFALLTPPLVLMANAALRGRGLETLPFAVAVAVGLTPEMLPVVVTTCLARGATLLARTHGVIVRRLPALHDIGAMDVLCVDKTGTLTQDRPVVHRALDADGHDDPEVLRRSAAAAWWSLQLADLPSPDALDEALLAAADEDTLTSYDGVTALPFDPVRRLATVVVRTPGRFGTHTLITKGAVEAVLERCALSDDERARLRDLADAQAADGLRVLAVATTERPAGDRLRERGLTFRGLLTFRDDLAPTAAEALAGLTGRGVTVKVLTGDHPGTAVRACRDLGIPVAGVLTADRLDTLTDPELTELARRTTVFARCTPEHKARVTRALQAGGHTVGFLGDGVNDLPALRTADVGIAPSDAAGVTRESADLVLAGKDLATIGHAVAAGRHAGGNIATYLRITLSSNLGNVIAMLSAGLLLPFLPMLPAQVLVQNLCFDAAQLAFAHDRPTPAALRRPSVLDPRELLRFIVGFGALNAVADLATFGVLAFALRGPGDDESLFHSGWFTENLLTQAVVMVLLSLGSPGPGGRRPGPVTWSAAALAAIGLLLPASPPGAALGLSALPGVYYGLLAAVLALYAVGLLAARTQYERHRTVALPVTDAAQGQAMSKP, from the coding sequence ATGTCCGCCCATCCGGTCCGGTCGGCGTCCGGATCCTTCGCCGCAGCCTCGGCCGCGCCTGCTCTTGAGGCCGGGCCGACGGGCGACGCGGCCTCTCCCGACCCACCGGGTTCCGCTGCCCCCGCCCCCGTCCCCACGCTTCCGGTCGCCCCTGACACCGCGCCGGCTGCCTCCTCCCCGTCCGGCGGCAGCACCCCCGTCGCGAGCCTCCTCGAAGTACTCCGTCGGCTGGACAGCGGACCGCGTGGGCTGAGCGAGGGGCAGGCGGCCGAGCGGTTGGCGCGGGTCGGTGGGAATGCGGTTCCGGATGCCCGGGCCCCCTCCTGGCCCCGCCTGTTCGCACGGAGTCTGCGGGACCCCTTCACCGCGGTGCTGCTCTGTCTGGGACTGGTGTCGGCCGCCGTCTTCGCCTGGGGCACCGCCTCGGTGATCCTCCTGCTGGTCGTCGTGAGCTGCGTCCTGCGGGCGTCCGGCGAACACCGGGCCGACCGCTCCACGGCCGGACTGCGCCGCCTGGTGGCGACCACCGTCACGGTCCAGCGCCGGGCCGACGAGGACACGGCCCCGGTCACCCGCGAGATCCCGGTCGAGGAACTCGTCCCAGGCGACGTCGTACGGCTCGGCCCCGGCGACATGGTCCCCGCGGACGTACGGCTGCTGCGGTCGACCGGACTCACCGTCCACCAGGCCGCGCTCACCGGCGAGTCCGCACCGGTGGAGAAGTCCGCGGGGGACGACCCCGGGGACGGCGGTGTCCTCCAGGACCCCCGGTACTGCTTCCAGGGCAGCAGTGTCGCCTCCGGCAGCGCCACCGCCGTGGTCACCGCGACCGGCGGCGACACCCGTTTCGCCGCCGCCCACCGCCGTACCGGAAAACCTCCGGCGACCAGCTTCCAACGCTCCGTCCAGAGCGTCTCCTGGATCCTGATCCGGTTCGCGCTGCTGACCCCGCCCCTGGTCCTCATGGCCAACGCCGCCCTGCGCGGCCGCGGACTGGAGACCCTCCCCTTCGCCGTCGCGGTGGCGGTCGGGCTGACCCCGGAGATGCTGCCGGTCGTCGTCACCACCTGCCTGGCCCGCGGCGCCACCCTCCTGGCCCGTACCCACGGCGTCATCGTGCGACGGCTCCCCGCCCTGCACGACATCGGCGCCATGGACGTCCTGTGCGTGGACAAGACCGGCACCCTCACCCAGGACCGCCCGGTCGTCCACCGTGCACTGGACGCGGACGGCCACGACGACCCCGAGGTACTGCGCCGGTCGGCGGCCGCCGCCTGGTGGTCGCTCCAGCTCGCCGACCTCCCGTCCCCCGACGCCCTGGACGAGGCCCTGCTCGCCGCCGCCGACGAGGACACCCTCACCTCGTACGACGGCGTCACGGCCCTGCCCTTCGACCCGGTCCGCCGCCTGGCCACCGTGGTCGTCCGCACCCCCGGCCGGTTCGGCACGCACACCTTGATCACCAAGGGCGCCGTGGAGGCCGTACTGGAGCGGTGTGCGCTGTCCGACGACGAGCGCGCCCGGCTGCGCGACCTGGCCGACGCGCAGGCCGCGGACGGGCTGCGCGTCCTCGCCGTGGCCACCACCGAACGCCCCGCCGGGGACCGCCTCCGCGAACGCGGCCTCACCTTCCGCGGCCTGCTCACCTTCCGGGACGACCTCGCCCCCACCGCCGCCGAGGCCCTCGCCGGACTGACCGGGCGGGGCGTCACCGTCAAGGTCCTCACCGGCGACCATCCGGGCACCGCGGTCCGGGCCTGCCGTGATCTGGGGATCCCGGTGGCCGGTGTCCTGACCGCCGACCGCCTCGACACCCTCACCGACCCCGAACTCACCGAACTGGCCCGCCGTACGACCGTCTTCGCCCGCTGCACCCCCGAGCACAAGGCCCGCGTCACCCGGGCCCTCCAGGCCGGCGGCCACACGGTCGGCTTCCTCGGCGACGGCGTCAACGACCTGCCCGCCCTGCGCACCGCCGACGTGGGCATCGCCCCAAGCGACGCGGCCGGGGTGACCAGGGAGAGCGCCGACCTCGTCCTTGCCGGGAAGGACCTCGCCACGATCGGCCACGCGGTCGCCGCCGGCCGTCACGCGGGCGGCAACATCGCCACGTATCTGCGCATCACGCTCTCCTCGAACCTCGGCAACGTGATCGCGATGCTCTCCGCGGGCCTCCTGCTGCCGTTCCTGCCGATGCTCCCGGCCCAGGTCCTCGTCCAGAACCTGTGCTTCGACGCGGCCCAACTGGCCTTCGCCCACGACCGTCCCACCCCGGCCGCCCTGCGCCGGCCGAGCGTCCTGGACCCTCGCGAGCTGCTTCGGTTCATCGTCGGATTCGGCGCCCTGAACGCCGTCGCGGACCTGGCGACCTTCGGTGTCCTCGCCTTCGCCCTGCGGGGCCCGGGTGACGACGAGTCGCTGTTCCACTCGGGCTGGTTCACGGAGAACCTGCTGACACAGGCCGTGGTGATGGTGCTGCTGTCCCTGGGCTCACCGGGCCCGGGCGGCCGGCGGCCGGGACCGGTGACCTGGTCCGCCGCCGCACTGGCCGCGATCGGTCTGCTCCTGCCCGCGTCCCCGCCGGGCGCGGCCCTGGGGCTGAGCGCGCTGCCCGGTGTGTACTACGGACTGCTCGCGGCCGTCCTGGCCCTGTACGCCGTGGGCCTGCTGGCGGCGCGGACGCAGTACGAGCGCCACCGCACGGTTGCGCTCCCGGTGACTGACGCCGCTCAGGGGCAGGCGATGTCGAAGCCGTAG
- a CDS encoding AAA family ATPase: MSSDSGARTAFAERLALLYREAGNPPLKRVSEGVGRLQRVDERGRPVRVSAQRISDWRRARNVPAQFTALAAVLHILIPEARRISPTPVSAGLYDLGQWQRLWERALAPDEDEGSQPEPPVGVCPYRGLASYRQEDARWFFGRERSTEALVKLLRSAAETGTGGLVMLVGASGAGKSSLLNAGLVTALEEDALGGAGADGGRTVLQLVPGADPLTELTCRIPELKPVVSAMETTGPDIEHPPEFTHAVREAVASWAQREAATARPVVIVDQFEEAFTLCSDETARRTFVRLLHAACTPAGPDSPAPALVLLGIRADFYERCLDHPELADALQHRHMVLGPLTDGELREAVTGPARAVGLELEPGLAELIVREVSADGPRGAHDAGVLPLLSHALLATWQRRKAGRLTLAGYRAAGGIQGAVAATAERAWTGLDPAARTAARLLLLRLVRLGEDTQATRRRGTRRRLAAESTDPAKTEESLEALVRARLVTLDAETVEITHEALLTAWPRLREWIDEDRSDHLLRQRIEEDGRSWEGSNRDSSLLYRGSRLEQARTWAKSAGDTYLTRSAVEFLAASVRLRRRTVLIARGAVSALVVLAMVAVGAAVVAWQQRNDAVFEQVVAEADRVQYTDPSLSARIDLVAHRLRPDDEGTNTRLISIVNAPLATPLTGHTGAVYLTSFSPDGKLLATAGYDRTVRLWDVSDRRHPKALGKPLAGGTSWVSSAVFSPDGRTLAGAGDDGKIRRWDLADPRHPKPLGTPLAGHGGTIYLIAFSPDGRTLASAGEDRTVRLWNTRGAQRPPTVLTGAGAAVRSVAWSPDGRTLAAGGDDDSVRLWNTTDVRRPRAYDRVLKGHTGLVHSVAFSPDGTELASGSADDSVRLWDVRDPADPRQVGPPLTGHTGPIWSVAFSPDGRMLAAASADSTASLWNVSDPAYPSQVGEPLTGSSGEMYALGFSPDSRTLATGSGDSKVRLWSIPAGDLVGGSGAFRRDGQVLATAGRDGRIRLWNVTDPARPLALGKPFTPVVRDPDSQVLFSPDGRTLAVLTSGRVHLWNVADPAHPVPYGPALVLRSRFMGPDALAFSPDGRTLATAYDSHTLQLWDVTDPSRPVSHGPIAGHRGYINGLTFSPDGRTLASGSADGTIRLWKVTDPARPTLLGKPLTGHTGPVNVLLFSPDGHTLASGGDDDTVRLWDVADPAHAEQAGAALTGHTEAVVSLTYSRDGARLASGGNDNTVRLWDVADPSAAAPIGQSMSPSAKTGSFLTFSPDSRMLGISSGADTIRLWDLDVDEAIDHICATTGNVLTRQEWKEYLPRLSYDPPCD; encoded by the coding sequence TTGAGCTCCGACTCAGGAGCGCGTACGGCCTTCGCGGAGCGTCTCGCACTGTTGTACAGAGAGGCAGGCAATCCGCCTCTCAAGCGCGTGTCCGAGGGAGTTGGCCGACTCCAGCGGGTGGACGAGCGGGGACGGCCCGTCCGGGTGTCCGCACAGCGGATCAGCGACTGGCGGCGGGCCCGCAACGTGCCCGCTCAGTTCACCGCCCTCGCGGCCGTGCTGCACATCCTCATTCCCGAGGCCCGGCGGATCAGTCCCACCCCCGTCTCGGCCGGTCTGTACGACCTCGGTCAGTGGCAGCGGCTGTGGGAGCGCGCGCTGGCGCCGGACGAGGACGAAGGCTCCCAGCCCGAGCCCCCGGTGGGGGTCTGCCCGTACCGCGGTCTGGCCTCCTACCGGCAGGAGGACGCCCGCTGGTTCTTCGGCCGGGAACGGAGCACTGAGGCTCTCGTCAAGCTGCTCCGCTCGGCGGCCGAGACCGGCACCGGCGGTCTGGTGATGCTCGTGGGCGCCTCGGGGGCGGGCAAGTCCTCGCTGCTCAACGCCGGTCTGGTGACCGCCCTTGAGGAGGACGCGCTCGGCGGTGCCGGTGCGGACGGCGGCCGCACGGTCCTCCAGCTGGTGCCGGGCGCCGACCCGCTCACGGAACTGACCTGCCGAATACCCGAGCTGAAGCCCGTCGTCTCCGCCATGGAGACGACCGGGCCGGACATCGAGCATCCCCCCGAATTCACGCACGCCGTCCGGGAAGCGGTCGCCTCGTGGGCTCAGCGCGAGGCCGCCACCGCCCGGCCGGTAGTGATCGTCGACCAGTTCGAGGAGGCGTTCACGCTCTGCTCGGACGAGACGGCCAGGCGTACGTTCGTCCGGCTGCTGCACGCCGCGTGCACGCCCGCCGGCCCGGACTCGCCCGCCCCCGCCCTGGTCCTGCTCGGCATCCGCGCCGACTTCTACGAGCGCTGCCTCGACCATCCCGAGCTGGCCGACGCGCTCCAGCACCGGCACATGGTGCTCGGGCCGCTCACCGACGGGGAACTGCGCGAGGCCGTGACGGGTCCGGCCCGGGCCGTGGGCCTGGAGCTGGAGCCCGGGCTCGCGGAGCTGATCGTGCGCGAGGTGAGTGCCGACGGTCCGCGCGGGGCGCACGACGCGGGTGTCCTGCCGTTGCTCTCGCACGCCCTGCTCGCGACCTGGCAGCGCCGCAAGGCAGGTCGGCTGACCCTGGCCGGCTATCGCGCGGCCGGCGGTATCCAGGGCGCGGTCGCGGCGACCGCCGAGCGGGCCTGGACCGGTCTGGACCCGGCGGCGCGTACGGCGGCCCGGCTGCTGCTGCTGCGCCTGGTGCGGCTCGGCGAGGACACCCAGGCCACTCGCAGGCGCGGCACCCGGCGCCGGCTGGCCGCCGAGTCGACGGACCCGGCCAAGACCGAGGAGTCCCTCGAAGCACTGGTACGCGCCCGCCTGGTGACGCTGGACGCGGAGACCGTGGAGATCACCCACGAGGCGCTGCTGACGGCGTGGCCGCGGCTGCGCGAGTGGATCGACGAGGACCGCAGCGACCATCTGCTGCGCCAGCGCATCGAGGAGGACGGCCGCTCCTGGGAGGGCTCGAACCGCGACTCCTCGCTGCTGTACCGGGGGTCACGGCTCGAACAGGCGCGCACCTGGGCGAAGTCCGCCGGGGACACCTATCTGACCCGCAGCGCGGTGGAGTTCCTGGCCGCCTCGGTCCGGCTGCGCCGGCGCACGGTCCTGATCGCCCGGGGCGCGGTGTCGGCGCTGGTCGTCCTCGCGATGGTGGCCGTCGGGGCGGCGGTGGTGGCCTGGCAGCAGCGCAACGACGCCGTGTTCGAGCAGGTCGTCGCGGAGGCGGACCGCGTCCAGTACACGGATCCGTCGCTGTCCGCCCGGATCGACCTGGTCGCGCACCGTCTGCGGCCCGACGACGAGGGCACCAACACCCGGCTGATCTCCATCGTCAACGCGCCGCTGGCCACCCCGCTCACCGGCCACACCGGTGCCGTGTACCTGACCTCGTTCAGCCCGGACGGAAAGCTCCTCGCGACCGCCGGCTACGACCGGACCGTCCGGCTGTGGGACGTCAGCGACCGCCGGCACCCCAAGGCGCTGGGCAAGCCCCTCGCCGGTGGCACGAGCTGGGTGAGCAGCGCGGTCTTCAGCCCGGACGGCAGGACGCTGGCCGGCGCGGGGGACGACGGGAAGATCAGGCGGTGGGACCTCGCCGACCCCCGGCACCCGAAGCCCCTCGGCACTCCCCTGGCCGGCCATGGCGGGACCATCTACCTGATCGCGTTCAGCCCGGACGGGCGCACGCTGGCCTCCGCCGGTGAGGACCGCACCGTACGGCTGTGGAACACGCGCGGCGCGCAGCGGCCCCCGACCGTCCTGACCGGTGCCGGTGCCGCCGTGCGGTCAGTGGCGTGGAGCCCCGACGGGCGCACGCTGGCGGCCGGTGGTGACGACGACTCGGTCCGCCTGTGGAACACCACCGACGTGCGGCGGCCCCGGGCGTACGACAGGGTGCTGAAGGGGCACACGGGTCTGGTGCACTCGGTCGCCTTCAGTCCGGACGGGACCGAGCTGGCCAGCGGCAGCGCGGACGACAGCGTCCGGCTGTGGGACGTGCGGGACCCGGCCGACCCGCGTCAGGTCGGCCCGCCGCTCACCGGTCACACCGGTCCGATCTGGTCCGTGGCCTTCAGCCCGGACGGGAGGATGCTCGCCGCCGCCAGCGCGGACAGCACGGCGAGCCTGTGGAACGTGAGCGACCCGGCGTACCCCTCGCAGGTCGGCGAGCCCCTGACCGGAAGCAGCGGCGAGATGTACGCGCTGGGATTCAGCCCCGACAGCCGTACCCTCGCGACCGGCAGCGGCGACAGCAAGGTGCGCCTGTGGTCGATCCCGGCGGGAGACCTGGTGGGCGGCAGCGGGGCGTTCCGGCGGGACGGCCAGGTGCTCGCCACCGCCGGGCGGGACGGGCGGATCCGGCTGTGGAACGTGACGGACCCGGCCCGGCCCCTGGCCCTGGGCAAGCCGTTCACCCCCGTGGTGCGCGACCCGGACTCCCAGGTGCTGTTCTCCCCCGACGGCCGCACCCTCGCGGTGCTCACCTCCGGCCGGGTCCACCTGTGGAACGTCGCCGACCCGGCCCACCCCGTCCCCTACGGCCCGGCGCTCGTCCTGCGCTCCCGGTTCATGGGCCCGGACGCCCTGGCGTTCAGCCCGGACGGACGCACCCTGGCCACCGCCTACGACAGCCACACCCTCCAGCTGTGGGACGTGACCGACCCGTCCCGTCCGGTCTCCCACGGCCCGATCGCCGGCCACCGGGGATACATCAACGGCCTCACCTTCAGCCCGGACGGCCGGACCCTGGCCAGCGGCAGCGCGGACGGCACGATCCGGCTGTGGAAGGTGACGGACCCGGCCCGTCCCACCCTGCTCGGCAAGCCGCTCACCGGGCACACCGGGCCCGTCAACGTGCTCCTCTTCAGCCCGGACGGACACACCCTGGCCAGCGGCGGCGACGACGACACGGTCCGGCTCTGGGACGTGGCCGACCCCGCGCACGCCGAGCAGGCGGGCGCCGCCCTCACCGGGCACACCGAGGCGGTGGTGTCGCTGACGTACAGCCGCGACGGTGCCAGGCTGGCCAGCGGCGGCAACGACAACACGGTCCGGCTCTGGGACGTGGCGGACCCGTCCGCGGCCGCCCCCATCGGGCAGTCGATGAGCCCCAGCGCCAAGACCGGCAGCTTTCTCACCTTCAGCCCCGACAGCCGCATGCTCGGGATCTCCAGCGGCGCGGACACCATCCGGCTGTGGGACCTCGACGTCGACGAGGCGATCGACCACATCTGCGCCACGACGGGGAACGTCCTGACCCGCCAGGAATGGAAGGAGTACCTGCCCAGGCTCTCGTACGATCCTCCCTGCGACTGA
- a CDS encoding metalloregulator ArsR/SmtB family transcription factor yields MAKIVGGFQDPSAEVLAEAAAVFGLLASSARLHIMWALSQGESDVTHLADRVGGALPAVSQHLAKLKLAGLVRARREGRRQIYYVDDPDIVTVVRVMVGQLTARENPSGASDRLREAGV; encoded by the coding sequence GTGGCGAAGATCGTCGGCGGTTTCCAGGACCCGTCGGCCGAGGTGCTCGCCGAGGCGGCCGCCGTGTTCGGACTGCTCGCCTCCTCGGCCCGGCTGCACATCATGTGGGCGCTGTCCCAGGGCGAGAGCGACGTCACCCACCTCGCCGACCGGGTCGGCGGCGCGCTGCCCGCGGTCAGCCAGCACCTGGCGAAACTGAAACTCGCCGGCCTCGTGCGGGCGCGCCGCGAGGGCCGCCGGCAGATCTACTACGTCGACGACCCCGACATCGTGACCGTGGTCCGCGTCATGGTCGGCCAGCTGACGGCCCGGGAAAACCCCTCCGGAGCATCGGACCGACTGCGCGAGGCCGGTGTCTGA
- a CDS encoding TIGR03943 family protein gives MNRQAQSAVLFVLGAALLHAGLTDLYLRYVKAGLRPLVLAAGVVLIATALATAWYEWRHKDHGEGHGEVDGEGHGEGHGEGHVHREPRVSWLLVLPLFALILVAPPALGSYSAMRTGTALQQAYGYQKLPAEGPLRLGLADYAGRAVYEHGRGLGGRQITITGFVALDRSGAPYLVRMALNCCAADAQPVKVGLTGQVPPVLKPDGWLQVTGTYTAERTKDSVNGGPIPYLRVTRAEPVPTPHDPYDETWNN, from the coding sequence GTGAACCGGCAGGCACAGTCGGCGGTCCTGTTCGTCCTCGGCGCGGCCCTCCTGCACGCGGGCCTCACCGACCTCTATCTCCGTTACGTCAAGGCGGGCCTGCGCCCGCTGGTCCTCGCGGCCGGTGTCGTCCTCATCGCGACGGCGCTGGCGACGGCCTGGTACGAGTGGCGGCACAAGGACCACGGAGAAGGTCACGGAGAGGTCGATGGAGAAGGCCACGGAGAAGGCCACGGAGAAGGGCACGTCCACCGCGAACCCCGCGTCTCCTGGCTCCTCGTCCTCCCCCTCTTCGCCCTGATCCTCGTCGCCCCGCCCGCCCTCGGCTCCTACAGCGCGATGCGTACGGGTACGGCCCTGCAGCAGGCGTACGGCTATCAGAAGCTCCCCGCCGAGGGCCCCCTGCGGCTCGGTCTCGCCGACTACGCGGGCCGGGCCGTCTACGAGCACGGCCGGGGCCTCGGCGGACGGCAGATCACCATCACCGGGTTCGTCGCCCTGGACCGCTCCGGCGCTCCCTACCTGGTCCGGATGGCCCTCAACTGCTGCGCGGCGGACGCCCAGCCGGTCAAGGTCGGTCTGACCGGGCAGGTCCCGCCGGTCCTCAAGCCGGACGGCTGGCTCCAGGTCACCGGCACCTACACGGCCGAGCGGACCAAGGACTCGGTGAACGGCGGCCCGATCCCGTACCTGCGGGTCACGCGGGCCGAGCCGGTCCCGACGCCGCACGACCCGTACGACGAGACCTGGAACAACTGA
- a CDS encoding glycosyltransferase family 2 protein, translating into MRITIITAVHAPSAPFLPEAYTSLCAQELPGGWEWRWVIQEDGRTDEVRPYVPDDPRVTFRQGRPGGPGVARTVALAHATGPYVKVLDADDLLTPGALARDLAALEADPALGWATCRALDRLPDGTTVGSPGDPEEGPLAPGALLAHWKAHAVPPVVPGTLFVRRELLLALGGWMALPASEDTGLLLALDAVSRGWFTAEPGLLYRKWEGQVTGQAAHVDTVELGARLAVTEARARALAALEWSH; encoded by the coding sequence GTGCGCATAACGATCATCACGGCCGTCCACGCCCCGTCCGCCCCCTTCCTGCCCGAGGCCTACACCTCACTGTGCGCACAGGAACTGCCCGGGGGCTGGGAGTGGCGCTGGGTGATACAGGAGGACGGCCGGACGGACGAGGTGCGCCCGTACGTCCCCGACGACCCCCGGGTGACCTTCCGTCAGGGCCGCCCCGGCGGACCGGGCGTCGCCCGCACCGTCGCACTCGCACACGCGACGGGTCCGTACGTGAAGGTCCTGGACGCCGACGATCTGCTCACCCCGGGCGCGCTCGCCCGGGACCTGGCCGCGCTGGAGGCGGATCCCGCGCTCGGCTGGGCGACCTGCCGAGCCCTGGACCGGCTCCCCGACGGCACCACGGTCGGCTCTCCCGGCGACCCCGAGGAGGGCCCGCTCGCACCCGGCGCGCTTCTCGCGCACTGGAAGGCCCACGCCGTCCCGCCGGTCGTCCCCGGAACCCTCTTCGTCCGCCGCGAACTGCTGCTCGCCCTCGGCGGCTGGATGGCCCTGCCCGCCTCCGAGGACACCGGCCTGCTGCTGGCCCTGGACGCGGTCAGCCGCGGCTGGTTCACCGCCGAGCCCGGCCTCCTCTACCGCAAGTGGGAGGGCCAGGTGACCGGACAGGCGGCGCATGTCGACACGGTGGAGCTGGGGGCCCGGTTAGCCGTGACGGAGGCGCGGGCACGAGCGCTGGCCGCCCTCGAATGGAGCCACTGA